One Branchiostoma lanceolatum isolate klBraLanc5 chromosome 18, klBraLanc5.hap2, whole genome shotgun sequence DNA window includes the following coding sequences:
- the LOC136424577 gene encoding myoneurin-like, whose product MAEATFQPPGEEPHTTHSGNEAGSSLEQTTDPGQQQDVLIEETCDGDFAQSDEGGSTYLHVSGSAGHRSRQREKSATAHICTYCGYSTRVKANLKRQARKHTDEKPYTCDQCDYSAIQKCQIDRHVLTRHTAEKPYKCDQCDYCSALKGRLDRHVMKKHAGEKPYKCDQCDYSTARKCRLDEHVMIKHTGKKPYMCELN is encoded by the exons ATGGCCGAGGCAACCTTTCAGCCTCCAGGTGAGGAACCGCACACTACGCATTCTGGGAACGAGGCAGGTAGCAGTTTGGAGCAGACAACAGACCCGGGACAGCAGCAGGACGTTCTAATCGAGGAAACGTGTGACGGAGACTTTGCCCAGTCTGACGAAGGGGGTTCTACATATCTGCATGTATCGGGCAGTGCAGGACACAGAAGTAGGCAAAGGGAAAAATCTGCCACAGCTCACATTTGTACGTACTGTGGGTACAGTACAAGAGTTAAGGCAAATCTGAAACGACAAGCGCGAAAACATACAGACGAAAAACCTTACACATGTGACcaatgtgattattctgctaTACAGAAATGCCAAATTGACCGACATGTGTTGACGAGGCACACTGCTGAgaagccatacaaatgtgaccagtgtgattattgtTCTGCACTGAAAGGACGCTTAGACAGACACGTCATGAAAAAACAcgcaggtgagaaaccatacaaatgtgatcagtgtgactattctactgcACGGAAATGCCGCTTAGACGAACATGTCATGATAAAACACACTGGaaagaagccctacatgtgtg AACTCAACTGA